AGCTTATTCCACCTTTTCCCCCGCCGTAAGGAATACAGGCCACGGCACATTTGAAGGTCATCCAGGTGGCCAACGCCTTGATCTCGTCCAAAGAGACATCGGGGTGGTACCTGATACCGCCTTTTGCCGGCCCCATGACCGTATTATGCTGTGCGCGGTAGCCGATAAATGTTCTGGTCTTTCCGTCGTCCATTCGTACGGGGACAGAAACGGTCAAAATCCTTTCCGGCTCTTTGAGCAATTCGTACACCGATTCCCCCAACCCGAGTTTATCGCAGATTTCCTTGATTTTATTTTGTACTGACAAAAAAGGGTTTTCATCACACTGCATTCCGCCACTCCTCCAATCCTTTTCCGGAACATCAAATTTATTGAATTTATTATACATTAGATAATTATATCATGAAATAAGTATATGCAATGTTTTTTTATCAAGTAAAGTAAAGATTTTAACCGATGCGCGCCCATGAAAATTCCCCCCACGGCCTGAAAGCATGGAAATGAATCGCTTGTTTATCGCGATGCGAAAAAGATGTGCAACGTGTCATTCTCCATGCCGGGAGAAAAAGCAGTACCTGTCATCCAGTGGGGGTGGTTTTATTGTACCTGTCATTTTTCTCTGCAGCTTCATGTTGGCGTTCTTGTTAAACACCGCTTGCCCGGAATGACAGGGGGGGAGGGAGCCGTCTATACTATACTGTCATTCTGAGGGAGCGGCGTTTTATACCGCGACCGAAGAATACGCGTCTTGCAGGAAAAAACACCTCTGCTCCCGAATTGTATCAACTGAAAGGCAAATTACAGGATAGCTTCGAAGTTAAAGGGTAATTAACCTGAACAAAATTTACTGCACAATATTTTACCTCGATACAGCGTGAACCCTGGCCCGAAATGGAGGCATCTGCATACCTATGAAGATGAAAAACTCGGAGCGTTTTCTCATTGCCTACACGAAGATTGAAAACGAAATAAAAAAGATGCTCGATCTGAAAGAACACCGACGTTTTTATGATCTGGTTCATATGGCAAGCAAGATTGACCCGGTCATCAGACGCTACAAATTCGATCTGAGGGAATACAGCGATCTGCGCAACGTTCTTGTACATGATCGCGCCGATGGGCGGGTTCTGGCCGAGCCCACAGATGAGGTCGTGGCTGCCCTGGAGGAAATCGCTTCCATGTTGCTGGATCCACCGCGAGTTATGCCCCTTTTCAAAAGAAAGGTGCTGGCCCTCGATATATTTCATTCCGCCTCACGTACCATCAGGGAAATGAGCAGGACCACTTATTCCCAGGTAGCCGTAATCGAAAACCATGTTGTGGTTACGATGCTTACTTCCCATATGATCATCAGCTGGTTGGGAAAAAATTTGGCGGACAGAACGCTCGACCTGGACAATGCCTCCATCCATGATATTCTTGCTTTCACCGGGATGGAGGATAACTTCGTCGTCATCCCGGAAAATGCATCTCTTTTTGAAGCGCTTGATCATTTCTACCACTATCAGGTGGAGAAAAAAAAGCTTGAGGCCGCCTTGATAACCAAAAACGGCCTGGCCGGTGAAACGCTTCTGGGCATCATCACCAACCGCAATCTTCCCCTGCTGCAAAGGAAACTGGAGCAGGCCCGCCGGGGAACCGTTGACAACGGGAAATGACCCCGCACCCGGGAATTCCGGTGTAATCAAGAAAAACGGTAATTGTACATGTTCTTCTGATTGCATGACTGCAAAACAAGTTCAAAATAAAAAATGGGAAGGACCGCTATCAGCCCTTCCCATCACAACAAACAGGCAGCACTAATTCAGTGATATTTGTTTGAACCCGACAAAGACCTCGTCCTTCTCGAGCATCTCCTGATACATTTCCTTGCCAAGCATTGCCTTGTAGATCTCATCTGCTTTTTTGACGGGGTCGATGTCCTCGAACTTGTCGGGATAGATCACCTTTCCGGCATAATAGGCATCGGCTACAGCCGTGTCAATATTGGTCCAGTACCAGTTGTAGGTAACCAGGCTGTAAATCCTTCCACTCTTGACGGCGGAAAGCGACTCGTAATAATCCGGATTCTTCTGGTAGTCGTCTCTTACCAATTGCAGGCCGCCAGCATCGATGAACAGTATTTCCGGGTCCCAGACCACCAACTGTTCCCGATCAATGCTGACAGATCCTTCCTTGCCAACTTCATCAACAACGTTACGAGCATTGACCGCTCTCAGAGGGGGATATTGGACATAGCTGCTTTCTATCCCATGGGCACCCTTCATGCTCAGCCCCCCCACATAAACCGTGGGTTTCTCGTTATCGGGAATATCCTTGGTGCGATCATCCAGATCCTTGTAACACCCCTTCAGAAAATCAACAACTTCCTGTGCCTTCTTCTCCTCGCCGGTCACCTTGCCGATCAATTGCAGGGAATCCATTATCTCCTGGCTGAAGGTGGAATCCGTCCCGTAATCCAGTGCCAGCACGGGTACTCCGGTCTGGTTCTGAAGATCATCAGCCTTGGCCTTGTCCAGAAAAAAACAGGAGAAGATTACATCCGGCTGAATGCTTACAAGCTTCTCTGCGTCGGGAATAGAGTCAGGCCCACCCGGCCCGATGGTGGGAAGATCCTTCAGGGAAGGATTGGCCATGAAATATCCCCTTCCCGTGAGACTGTTCTTTTCCAGTTCTTCAATCCCCACAATTTTTTCCGCTCCATTGACATAACATACCAACCTGAGCGCCCCCGGTCCAATAGCAACCACTTTCTTTGCCGGGGCAACAATTTCCACTTCCCTTCCGGCCAGATCCACTACTGTAATTGTGTCCCCACCCGTAACTTCTTCCTCCTCGGGATTACATCCAACCATCAAGCCGGATATCAACAATACCAGGGACATTGCC
Above is a genomic segment from Bacillota bacterium containing:
- a CDS encoding CBS domain-containing protein; the protein is MKMKNSERFLIAYTKIENEIKKMLDLKEHRRFYDLVHMASKIDPVIRRYKFDLREYSDLRNVLVHDRADGRVLAEPTDEVVAALEEIASMLLDPPRVMPLFKRKVLALDIFHSASRTIREMSRTTYSQVAVIENHVVVTMLTSHMIISWLGKNLADRTLDLDNASIHDILAFTGMEDNFVVIPENASLFEALDHFYHYQVEKKKLEAALITKNGLAGETLLGIITNRNLPLLQRKLEQARRGTVDNGK
- a CDS encoding iron ABC transporter substrate-binding protein, with product MVRSKFLVLVLAMSLVLLISGLMVGCNPEEEEVTGGDTITVVDLAGREVEIVAPAKKVVAIGPGALRLVCYVNGAEKIVGIEELEKNSLTGRGYFMANPSLKDLPTIGPGGPDSIPDAEKLVSIQPDVIFSCFFLDKAKADDLQNQTGVPVLALDYGTDSTFSQEIMDSLQLIGKVTGEEKKAQEVVDFLKGCYKDLDDRTKDIPDNEKPTVYVGGLSMKGAHGIESSYVQYPPLRAVNARNVVDEVGKEGSVSIDREQLVVWDPEILFIDAGGLQLVRDDYQKNPDYYESLSAVKSGRIYSLVTYNWYWTNIDTAVADAYYAGKVIYPDKFEDIDPVKKADEIYKAMLGKEMYQEMLEKDEVFVGFKQISLN